From Ochotona princeps isolate mOchPri1 chromosome X, mOchPri1.hap1, whole genome shotgun sequence, one genomic window encodes:
- the HMGB3 gene encoding high mobility group protein B3 isoform X3 yields the protein MATPPEMRIPPFIIRIRMAKGDPKKPKGKMSAYAFFVQTCREEHKKKNPEVPVNFAEFSKKCSERWKTMSGKEKSKFDEMAKADKVRYDREMKDYGPAKGGKKKKDPNAPKRPPSGFFLFCSEFRPKIKSTNPGISIGDVAKKLGEMWNNLSDGEKQPYITKAAKLKEKYEKDVADYKSKGKFDGAKVPAKVARKKVEEEDEEEEEEDEEEEEEEEDE from the exons ATGGCCACACCGCCTGAGATGAGGATTCCACCTTTCATCATTCGAA TCAGGATGGCTAAAGGTGACCCCAAGAAGCCAAAGGGCAAGATGTCGGCGTATGCCTTCTTTGTGCAGACATGCCGAGAGGAGCATAAGAAGAAAAACCCAGAAGTCCCTGTGAATTTTGCAGAATTTTCGAAGAAGTGCTCTGAGAGGTGGAAG ACAATGTCTGGGAAGGAGAAATCCAAATTCGATGAGATGGCCAAGGCAGATAAAGTGCGCTACGATCGGGAAATGAAGGATTATGGGCCAGCCAAGGGAGGCAAGAAGAAAAAGGACCCGAATGCCCCTAAGAGACCACC ATCTGGATTCTTCCTCTTCTGCTCGGAATTTCGCCCCAAGATCAAATCCACCAACCCTGGGATCTCCATTGGAGATGTGGCCAAGAAGCTGGGTGAGATGTGGAACAACCTGAGCGATGGTGAGAAGCAGCCATACATCACTAAGGCAGCAAAGCTGAAGGAGAAGTACGAGAAG GATGTTGCCGATTATAAATCTAAAGGGAAGTTTGATGGTGCAAAGGTGCCTGCCAAGGTTGCCCGGAAAAAGGtggaagaggaagatgaagaggaggaagaggaagatgaagaggaggaggaggaggaggaagatgaataA
- the HMGB3 gene encoding high mobility group protein B3 isoform X2, with protein MIPEAAPNRQPRLLNMHEARSQWPGEEVVLNGGARWPIRRLSWRQLARGWGALSRASCPVLPGRANNTVRMAKGDPKKPKGKMSAYAFFVQTCREEHKKKNPEVPVNFAEFSKKCSERWKTMSGKEKSKFDEMAKADKVRYDREMKDYGPAKGGKKKKDPNAPKRPPSGFFLFCSEFRPKIKSTNPGISIGDVAKKLGEMWNNLSDGEKQPYITKAAKLKEKYEKDVADYKSKGKFDGAKVPAKVARKKVEEEDEEEEEEDEEEEEEEEDE; from the exons ATGATCCCAGAGGCCGCGCCCAATAGGCAGCCGCGCCTGCTTAATATGCATGAGGCCCGTAGCCAATGGCCGGGCGAGGAGGTTGTTTTAAACGGCGGAGCCCGCTGGCCAATCAGGCGGCTCTCGTGGAGGCAGCTAGCGCGAGGCTGGGGAGCGCTGAGCCGCGCGTCGTGCCCTGTGCTGCCCGGACGAGCGAACAATACAG TCAGGATGGCTAAAGGTGACCCCAAGAAGCCAAAGGGCAAGATGTCGGCGTATGCCTTCTTTGTGCAGACATGCCGAGAGGAGCATAAGAAGAAAAACCCAGAAGTCCCTGTGAATTTTGCAGAATTTTCGAAGAAGTGCTCTGAGAGGTGGAAG ACAATGTCTGGGAAGGAGAAATCCAAATTCGATGAGATGGCCAAGGCAGATAAAGTGCGCTACGATCGGGAAATGAAGGATTATGGGCCAGCCAAGGGAGGCAAGAAGAAAAAGGACCCGAATGCCCCTAAGAGACCACC ATCTGGATTCTTCCTCTTCTGCTCGGAATTTCGCCCCAAGATCAAATCCACCAACCCTGGGATCTCCATTGGAGATGTGGCCAAGAAGCTGGGTGAGATGTGGAACAACCTGAGCGATGGTGAGAAGCAGCCATACATCACTAAGGCAGCAAAGCTGAAGGAGAAGTACGAGAAG GATGTTGCCGATTATAAATCTAAAGGGAAGTTTGATGGTGCAAAGGTGCCTGCCAAGGTTGCCCGGAAAAAGGtggaagaggaagatgaagaggaggaagaggaagatgaagaggaggaggaggaggaggaagatgaataA
- the HMGB3 gene encoding high mobility group protein B3 isoform X1: MAKGDPKKPKGKMSAYAFFVQTCREEHKKKNPEVPVNFAEFSKKCSERWKTMSGKEKSKFDEMAKADKVRYDREMKDYGPAKGGKKKKDPNAPKRPPSGFFLFCSEFRPKIKSTNPGISIGDVAKKLGEMWNNLSDGEKQPYITKAAKLKEKYEKDVADYKSKGKFDGAKVPAKVARKKVEEEDEEEEEEDEEEEEEEEDE; the protein is encoded by the exons ATGGCTAAAGGTGACCCCAAGAAGCCAAAGGGCAAGATGTCGGCGTATGCCTTCTTTGTGCAGACATGCCGAGAGGAGCATAAGAAGAAAAACCCAGAAGTCCCTGTGAATTTTGCAGAATTTTCGAAGAAGTGCTCTGAGAGGTGGAAG ACAATGTCTGGGAAGGAGAAATCCAAATTCGATGAGATGGCCAAGGCAGATAAAGTGCGCTACGATCGGGAAATGAAGGATTATGGGCCAGCCAAGGGAGGCAAGAAGAAAAAGGACCCGAATGCCCCTAAGAGACCACC ATCTGGATTCTTCCTCTTCTGCTCGGAATTTCGCCCCAAGATCAAATCCACCAACCCTGGGATCTCCATTGGAGATGTGGCCAAGAAGCTGGGTGAGATGTGGAACAACCTGAGCGATGGTGAGAAGCAGCCATACATCACTAAGGCAGCAAAGCTGAAGGAGAAGTACGAGAAG GATGTTGCCGATTATAAATCTAAAGGGAAGTTTGATGGTGCAAAGGTGCCTGCCAAGGTTGCCCGGAAAAAGGtggaagaggaagatgaagaggaggaagaggaagatgaagaggaggaggaggaggaggaagatgaataA